A genomic stretch from Aedes albopictus strain Foshan chromosome 2, AalbF5, whole genome shotgun sequence includes:
- the LOC109400980 gene encoding syntenin-1 isoform X1, producing MNHSINARTAAGNLVLSKMSLYPSLEDMQVDKILQSQNAAISNAVAQQQQQYGLPEPPPAYTMNPYPQLNSLLPVGAVGNNEPELSKKSEFFYPDLANYLGLELSEGAIAANMPEYLSSNRDARMTAYQPQASAVVTVNNANMVAPVSGGSVGLQRGQVTNGIRELILCKGADKKVGLRAQAINKGVFVCVVVKNSPAALAGLRFGDQILQVNGTLVAGYSVDDVHKLLKKSDKNNISLVVRDRPFERAVTLHKDSAGAVGFQFNNGKITAIVKDSSAARNGLLIEHQLLEINGQNVIGMKDKEISQLITAGGQIITVTVIPTIIYDVMMKKLSTSFIRGKMDHSVPDF from the exons ACTTTCCAAAATGTCGCTGTACCCATCCCTCGAAGACATGCAGGTGGACAAGATTCTGCAGTCGCAGAACGCGGCCATCTCGAACGCCGTcgcgcaacagcaacagcaatacGGACTACCCGAACCACCACCGGCCTACACAATGAATCCGTACCCTCAGCTGAACAGCCTGCTCCCTGTCGGTGCCGTTGGAAACAATGAACCCGAACTCTCAAAAAAGTCGGAATTTTTCTATCCGGACTTGGCGAACTATCTGGGTTTGGAGCTGAGTGAGGGGGCCATCGCTGCCAATATGCCCGAGTATCTGAGCAGCAACCGCGACGCTCGAATGACAGCCTATCAACCGCAGGCGTCTGCTGTGGTGACTGTTAACAATGCCAACATGGTGGCACCGGTTTCCGGTGGATCAGTGGGACTGCAGCGCGGGCAGGTCACCAACGGAATTCGTGAG TTGATTCTTTGCAAGGGCGCAGATAAAAAGGTTGGATTACGAGCACAGGCCATCAATAAAGGCGTTTTCGTGTGTGTGGTGGTTAAAAACAGTCCAGCAGCTTTGGCAGGCCTTCGGTTCGGAGATCAAATCTTGCAGGTGAACGGAACCTTGGTGGCTGGCTACTCGGTTGACGATGTCCATAAGCTGCTGAAAAAGAGCGACAAGAACAATATCTCCCTGGTGGTTCGCGATCGCCCATTCGAAAGGGCTGTTACCTTGCATAAGGATTCGGCGGGAGCCGTTGGATTCCAGTTCAACAATGGCAAAATTACGGCTATCGTGAAGGATTCGTCTGCTGCCCGCAACGGACTTCTCATTGAGCATCAGCTGCTGGAAATAAATGGACAGAATGTGATCGGCATGAAGGATAAGGAAATTTCCCAGCTGATAACAGCTGGCGGTCAAATTATCACCGTGACTGTTATTCCGACGATTATCTATGATGTAATGATGAAGAAGCTTTCTACTTCTTTCAtaaggggcaaaatggaccactcgGTACCCGATTTCTAA
- the LOC109400980 gene encoding syntenin-1 isoform X2, which produces MSLYPSLEDMQVDKILQSQNAAISNAVAQQQQQYGLPEPPPAYTMNPYPQLNSLLPVGAVGNNEPELSKKSEFFYPDLANYLGLELSEGAIAANMPEYLSSNRDARMTAYQPQASAVVTVNNANMVAPVSGGSVGLQRGQVTNGIRELILCKGADKKVGLRAQAINKGVFVCVVVKNSPAALAGLRFGDQILQVNGTLVAGYSVDDVHKLLKKSDKNNISLVVRDRPFERAVTLHKDSAGAVGFQFNNGKITAIVKDSSAARNGLLIEHQLLEINGQNVIGMKDKEISQLITAGGQIITVTVIPTIIYDVMMKKLSTSFIRGKMDHSVPDF; this is translated from the exons ATGTCGCTGTACCCATCCCTCGAAGACATGCAGGTGGACAAGATTCTGCAGTCGCAGAACGCGGCCATCTCGAACGCCGTcgcgcaacagcaacagcaatacGGACTACCCGAACCACCACCGGCCTACACAATGAATCCGTACCCTCAGCTGAACAGCCTGCTCCCTGTCGGTGCCGTTGGAAACAATGAACCCGAACTCTCAAAAAAGTCGGAATTTTTCTATCCGGACTTGGCGAACTATCTGGGTTTGGAGCTGAGTGAGGGGGCCATCGCTGCCAATATGCCCGAGTATCTGAGCAGCAACCGCGACGCTCGAATGACAGCCTATCAACCGCAGGCGTCTGCTGTGGTGACTGTTAACAATGCCAACATGGTGGCACCGGTTTCCGGTGGATCAGTGGGACTGCAGCGCGGGCAGGTCACCAACGGAATTCGTGAG TTGATTCTTTGCAAGGGCGCAGATAAAAAGGTTGGATTACGAGCACAGGCCATCAATAAAGGCGTTTTCGTGTGTGTGGTGGTTAAAAACAGTCCAGCAGCTTTGGCAGGCCTTCGGTTCGGAGATCAAATCTTGCAGGTGAACGGAACCTTGGTGGCTGGCTACTCGGTTGACGATGTCCATAAGCTGCTGAAAAAGAGCGACAAGAACAATATCTCCCTGGTGGTTCGCGATCGCCCATTCGAAAGGGCTGTTACCTTGCATAAGGATTCGGCGGGAGCCGTTGGATTCCAGTTCAACAATGGCAAAATTACGGCTATCGTGAAGGATTCGTCTGCTGCCCGCAACGGACTTCTCATTGAGCATCAGCTGCTGGAAATAAATGGACAGAATGTGATCGGCATGAAGGATAAGGAAATTTCCCAGCTGATAACAGCTGGCGGTCAAATTATCACCGTGACTGTTATTCCGACGATTATCTATGATGTAATGATGAAGAAGCTTTCTACTTCTTTCAtaaggggcaaaatggaccactcgGTACCCGATTTCTAA